The proteins below come from a single Natrinema sp. SYSU A 869 genomic window:
- a CDS encoding redoxin domain-containing protein, translated as MPPTEGETVADFEALLCDGETFRSTPLSEALGARGGVVVCTGFAFSAIAQNWWKQFVRAGWGEFEGVPVLGVSRDGPYAQNEFLRWLDRPDFWFFADVNGDVSESLELLAERSHMANVSTPWRSAFVLDPDREVKYAFVADDWISPLPRKEIEDAVANL; from the coding sequence ATGCCACCGACCGAGGGCGAGACCGTTGCCGACTTCGAGGCGCTCCTCTGTGACGGCGAGACGTTCCGTTCGACGCCCCTCTCCGAGGCGCTCGGGGCTCGCGGCGGCGTCGTGGTCTGTACCGGTTTCGCGTTTAGCGCGATCGCACAGAACTGGTGGAAACAGTTCGTTCGCGCCGGCTGGGGGGAGTTCGAGGGCGTTCCGGTACTCGGTGTGAGCCGTGACGGCCCCTACGCGCAAAACGAGTTCCTCCGCTGGCTGGATCGGCCGGATTTCTGGTTCTTCGCCGACGTCAACGGCGACGTCAGCGAATCGCTCGAACTGCTCGCCGAGCGATCACACATGGCGAACGTCTCGACGCCCTGGCGGTCCGCGTTCGTCCTCGACCCGGATCGCGAGGTCAAGTACGCCTTCGTCGCGGACGACTGGATCTCGCCGCTTCCCCGCAAGGAGATCGAAGACGCCGTTGCGAACCTCTAA
- the map gene encoding type II methionyl aminopeptidase, with the protein MAETEVDLESEQYEKHREAGEILAQVREETAERVEVGASHLEVAEWAEDRIQELGGQPAFPVNISVDEEAAHATPSIDDETTFGEEMINLDIGVHVDGWLADTAITVDLSGNPDLAEASEQALEAALDIIEPGIGTGEIGAEIEDIIDGYGYNPVVNLTGHGLGHWEQHTSPNIPNRAVSQGTTLEVGDVVAIEPFATDGGGKVTEGASEEIFSLEREGTVRNRQAREALEQITEEFRTLPFATRWLETDRPEMALRRLERNDIVHGYPVLKEDDGYLVSQKEHTIIITEDGCEVTTEM; encoded by the coding sequence ATGGCCGAAACCGAGGTGGACCTCGAGTCCGAGCAGTACGAGAAACACCGCGAAGCGGGGGAAATCCTCGCCCAGGTACGCGAAGAAACCGCCGAACGCGTCGAGGTCGGTGCGAGCCACCTCGAGGTAGCCGAGTGGGCGGAGGATCGCATTCAAGAACTGGGCGGACAACCCGCGTTCCCCGTCAACATCTCTGTCGACGAGGAGGCAGCCCACGCGACGCCGTCGATCGACGACGAGACGACCTTCGGTGAGGAGATGATCAACCTGGACATCGGTGTCCACGTCGACGGCTGGCTGGCGGACACCGCGATTACCGTCGACCTCTCCGGTAACCCCGACTTGGCCGAAGCCTCCGAACAGGCCCTCGAGGCCGCGCTCGACATCATCGAGCCCGGAATCGGGACCGGCGAGATCGGTGCCGAGATCGAGGACATCATCGACGGCTACGGCTACAACCCCGTCGTCAATCTCACCGGTCACGGACTAGGTCACTGGGAGCAACACACCAGTCCGAACATTCCGAACCGCGCCGTCTCGCAGGGAACGACGCTCGAGGTCGGCGATGTCGTCGCGATCGAGCCGTTCGCGACCGACGGCGGCGGCAAGGTCACCGAGGGGGCCAGCGAGGAAATCTTCTCGCTCGAGCGCGAGGGAACCGTCCGAAACCGACAGGCCCGCGAGGCACTCGAACAGATCACCGAGGAGTTCCGAACGCTACCGTTCGCGACGCGGTGGCTCGAGACCGATCGACCCGAGATGGCGCTGCGCCGACTCGAGCGTAACGATATCGTCCACGGCTATCCGGTGCTCAAGGAAGACGACGGCTATCTCGTCAGTCAGAAAGAACATACGATCATCATTACCGAGGACGGCTGCGAAGTGACAACTGAGATGTAA
- a CDS encoding HAMP domain-containing sensor histidine kinase, with amino-acid sequence MSAEPHTDVSDSSTSELDLESSAPFRLEPHQFRRAWIAAGLFVLGSIGWMHFSIGGPEGILLFSNIVLTSSATAAAVALGLLARRSEPPDALGWGLIAVSAGLFAAGEFAWMCYELWLGGVPYPGVPDLFYLGDYLFLTGGLLVIAASQHRLGSALRIALDGLLVAVALFTISWQFVLESILATSDANTATILVSAAYPSLGIVIGAIAFIVAAYERGPRRVPITLFAAGTVVWALSDSVFAYLSVTGGYVYSEFDMIWLAGNLMVGLAALHPSAATPPLDIDRRRYAFREAIAPYVPFLLAMAVTGYAASTGTLDRVGLALGALVLLALVARQSYVFFDAAALSRRLERNKATLSRRNEELLLLNRIVRHDIRNDMAVALGWGEELNNRVDGDEREMLERMLDTTRHTIELTQTLQAFTELWDDDDRGTESVPLAATLMETLRRRREAYPDADFVVDGAIPPVAVRAGPLLSTVFRNLLNNAVQHTDAAEPRVEISVRAEAERVNVRIADNGPGIPPDRRDTVFGRGEKGLESEGSGVGLYLVDTLVSQYDGDVWIESSELGGAAFVVELQRYRE; translated from the coding sequence ATGAGCGCCGAGCCACACACGGACGTATCCGATTCCTCGACATCCGAGCTGGACCTCGAGTCGAGCGCGCCGTTCCGATTGGAGCCCCACCAGTTCCGACGGGCGTGGATCGCCGCGGGACTGTTCGTCCTCGGATCGATCGGCTGGATGCACTTCTCGATCGGGGGCCCTGAGGGAATCCTCCTCTTCTCGAATATCGTCCTCACGAGCAGTGCGACCGCGGCCGCCGTCGCGCTGGGACTGCTGGCCCGCCGGAGCGAGCCGCCGGACGCGCTCGGCTGGGGGCTCATCGCGGTCAGCGCTGGACTGTTCGCGGCCGGCGAGTTCGCATGGATGTGCTACGAACTGTGGCTGGGCGGCGTTCCGTATCCCGGCGTGCCGGATTTGTTCTATCTCGGGGACTACCTCTTCCTCACAGGCGGACTGCTGGTGATCGCCGCTTCCCAGCACCGTCTGGGATCGGCTCTTCGCATCGCCCTCGACGGACTCCTCGTCGCGGTCGCACTGTTCACAATCAGCTGGCAGTTCGTGCTCGAGTCGATTCTGGCGACCAGCGATGCCAACACCGCGACGATCTTGGTGTCCGCGGCGTACCCGTCGCTCGGTATCGTCATCGGAGCGATCGCGTTCATCGTCGCGGCCTACGAACGCGGTCCGCGACGCGTCCCGATTACGCTCTTCGCCGCGGGCACTGTCGTCTGGGCGCTCTCCGACAGCGTATTTGCCTACCTGTCGGTCACGGGGGGATACGTCTACAGCGAGTTCGACATGATCTGGCTCGCTGGCAATCTGATGGTCGGGCTCGCCGCGCTCCATCCGTCGGCGGCAACACCACCGCTCGATATCGACCGACGCCGGTACGCGTTCAGGGAGGCGATCGCCCCCTACGTGCCGTTCCTGCTCGCGATGGCCGTCACCGGGTACGCCGCGTCGACCGGCACCCTCGACCGGGTCGGACTCGCGCTCGGCGCGCTCGTGTTGCTCGCGCTCGTCGCCCGGCAGTCGTACGTCTTCTTCGATGCAGCGGCGCTGAGCCGACGACTCGAGCGCAACAAGGCGACGTTGTCCCGCCGCAACGAGGAGTTGCTGCTCCTGAATCGGATCGTCCGCCACGACATCCGCAACGACATGGCGGTCGCCCTCGGCTGGGGCGAGGAACTGAACAACCGCGTCGACGGCGACGAGCGTGAAATGCTCGAGCGAATGCTCGACACGACGCGGCACACGATCGAACTCACCCAGACGCTGCAGGCCTTTACCGAACTCTGGGATGACGACGATCGTGGCACGGAATCGGTCCCGCTCGCGGCGACGCTTATGGAGACGCTCCGACGCCGCCGCGAGGCGTACCCCGACGCCGACTTCGTCGTCGACGGGGCCATCCCACCGGTCGCCGTCCGTGCCGGGCCGCTCCTGTCGACCGTGTTCAGGAACCTCCTGAACAACGCGGTCCAGCACACCGACGCAGCCGAGCCGCGCGTCGAGATTTCTGTCCGAGCCGAGGCCGAGAGGGTGAATGTCCGCATCGCGGACAACGGTCCCGGGATTCCCCCCGATCGCCGCGACACCGTCTTCGGTCGCGGCGAGAAGGGCCTCGAGAGCGAGGGATCGGGAGTCGGTCTCTATCTCGTCGACACGCTCGTCTCGCAGTACGACGGCGACGTGTGGATCGAATCGAGCGAGCTGGGTGGAGCCGCCTTCGTCGTCGAACTGCAGCGCTATCGCGAGTGA
- the icd gene encoding isocitrate dehydrogenase (NADP(+)), with translation MSYDKIEVPEAGEQITLKEGTEDELEVPDNPIIPIIYGDGVGSDVGPAAQKVLEAAAEATGRDINWMRLYAGESAREKYDENLPVETVEAIKEHRVAIKGPLTTPVGAGFRSLNVALRKKLDLYANVRPTYYMDGVPSPVKDPSEMDMVTFRENTEDVYAGIEWEAGTDEVQQVKEFVEDEMGDDDVIHDGPVGIGIKPITEFGSKRLIRRAIDYALEHDRDSVTLVHKGNIMKFTEGQFRDWGYEVANEEYGDEVITEDTLWEERDGEAPEDAVVVNDRIADNMLQQLLTRTDNYDVIATMNLNGDYMSDAAGAQIGGLGIAPGSNFGDGLLLAEPVHGSAPKYEGQDKVNPTAMILSGRMMLDYIGWDDAADLVRDAVEETISSGKVTYDLERNLEDAEKLATSKYAEEVVKNIEKLS, from the coding sequence ATGAGCTACGACAAGATCGAGGTCCCCGAAGCGGGGGAGCAGATCACGCTGAAAGAGGGTACCGAGGACGAACTCGAGGTACCTGACAACCCGATTATCCCGATTATCTACGGTGACGGTGTCGGGAGCGACGTCGGTCCCGCCGCACAGAAGGTTCTGGAGGCAGCCGCGGAGGCGACCGGCCGCGACATCAACTGGATGCGTCTCTACGCCGGCGAGTCCGCACGCGAGAAGTACGACGAGAACCTGCCCGTCGAGACCGTCGAGGCGATCAAGGAACACCGCGTCGCGATCAAGGGCCCGCTGACGACCCCCGTCGGTGCCGGCTTCCGTTCGCTGAACGTCGCCCTGCGAAAGAAGCTCGACCTCTACGCGAACGTCCGCCCGACCTATTACATGGACGGCGTCCCGTCACCGGTCAAGGACCCCAGCGAGATGGATATGGTCACCTTCCGTGAGAACACGGAAGACGTCTATGCCGGCATCGAGTGGGAGGCCGGCACCGACGAAGTCCAGCAGGTCAAGGAATTCGTCGAAGACGAGATGGGCGACGACGACGTCATCCACGACGGTCCCGTCGGCATCGGCATCAAGCCGATCACCGAGTTCGGATCCAAGCGCCTCATCCGCCGCGCCATCGACTACGCCCTCGAGCACGACCGCGACTCGGTCACGCTGGTCCACAAGGGTAACATCATGAAGTTCACCGAGGGCCAGTTCCGCGACTGGGGCTACGAGGTCGCCAACGAGGAGTACGGTGACGAGGTCATCACCGAGGATACCCTCTGGGAGGAGCGAGACGGCGAAGCGCCAGAAGACGCGGTCGTCGTCAACGACCGCATCGCCGACAACATGCTCCAGCAGCTGCTGACCCGGACCGATAACTACGACGTCATCGCGACGATGAACCTCAACGGGGACTACATGTCCGACGCCGCCGGCGCACAGATCGGTGGCCTCGGCATCGCCCCCGGTTCGAACTTCGGCGACGGCCTCCTGCTGGCCGAACCCGTCCACGGCTCCGCGCCCAAGTACGAGGGTCAGGACAAGGTCAACCCGACCGCCATGATCCTCTCGGGCCGCATGATGCTCGACTACATCGGCTGGGACGACGCCGCCGACCTCGTCCGTGACGCCGTCGAGGAGACCATCTCCTCCGGCAAGGTCACCTACGACCTCGAGCGCAACCTCGAGGACGCCGAGAAGCTCGCAACCAGCAAGTACGCCGAGGAAGTCGTCAAGAATATCGAAAAGCTGTCGTAA
- a CDS encoding multidrug efflux SMR transporter, which produces MNPYVILGGAILSELFGTTALKLSNGFSRPLPSLGVVVGYGFAFYLLSLTLEDLPVGIVYATWAALGIIGVAAIGVVAFDEPLDGAAVAGMGLILAGVYCLNILSDVSAH; this is translated from the coding sequence ATGAACCCGTACGTGATACTCGGCGGTGCGATCCTGTCGGAGCTGTTCGGAACGACGGCGCTCAAGCTCTCTAACGGGTTCTCGCGGCCGCTGCCGAGTCTCGGTGTCGTCGTCGGCTACGGCTTTGCCTTCTATCTGCTCTCGCTGACGCTCGAGGACCTGCCGGTCGGCATCGTCTACGCGACGTGGGCCGCGCTCGGCATCATCGGCGTCGCGGCGATCGGCGTGGTCGCGTTCGACGAGCCCCTCGACGGGGCAGCCGTCGCCGGGATGGGGCTCATCCTCGCCGGCGTTTACTGTCTGAATATCCTGTCCGACGTGTCCGCGCACTGA
- a CDS encoding cupin domain-containing protein encodes MEYDVVQIDDVPMTDLSDVDEIPPDLRIRALDEFFETDALNVKLWYFEPGEEIQYHAHTEQEELYYVLEGEFSLKLGRSGEEEYVEAGPGTFWIAKPDIGHGHRNVGDEEGVVLAIGAPAVEDPGLDPHGLEED; translated from the coding sequence ATGGAATACGACGTGGTTCAGATCGACGACGTACCGATGACCGACCTCTCCGACGTCGACGAGATTCCGCCGGATCTGCGCATCCGCGCGCTCGACGAGTTCTTCGAAACCGACGCGCTCAACGTCAAGCTCTGGTATTTCGAGCCCGGCGAGGAGATCCAGTACCACGCGCACACTGAACAGGAGGAACTCTACTACGTCCTTGAGGGCGAGTTCTCTCTGAAACTCGGCCGTTCGGGCGAGGAGGAGTACGTCGAGGCCGGTCCGGGAACGTTCTGGATCGCCAAACCGGACATCGGGCACGGCCACCGCAACGTCGGCGACGAGGAGGGAGTCGTGCTCGCGATTGGCGCGCCCGCGGTCGAGGATCCGGGACTGGACCCGCACGGACTCGAGGAAGACTGA
- a CDS encoding DUF5817 domain-containing protein produces the protein MYAVVGCSECSNLWIIKGRSETTQCPRCGSRRAYEKRKKFVETDDAAHARDVRASMLANRQGQGEAFAELDSFAALEDEVADGVVDDDEYLSESGLDVDEVDAAGDRDPRGPSRSGSKKEIIKEALEALDEPTEDEVIEYTGERGISAEYVSDALEKLTRRGVVSESRGRYRLL, from the coding sequence ATGTACGCCGTCGTCGGCTGTAGCGAGTGTTCGAACCTCTGGATCATCAAGGGCCGCTCTGAGACGACCCAATGTCCCCGCTGTGGCTCGCGCCGAGCCTACGAAAAGCGCAAGAAGTTTGTCGAGACCGACGACGCCGCTCACGCCCGCGACGTGCGCGCGTCGATGCTCGCTAACCGTCAGGGCCAGGGCGAGGCCTTCGCCGAACTGGACTCCTTTGCCGCCCTCGAGGACGAGGTCGCCGACGGCGTCGTCGATGACGACGAGTACCTCTCGGAATCTGGACTGGATGTCGACGAAGTCGACGCGGCCGGCGACCGCGACCCGCGCGGGCCGAGCCGTAGCGGGAGCAAGAAAGAAATCATCAAGGAAGCCCTCGAGGCTCTCGACGAGCCGACGGAAGACGAGGTGATCGAATACACCGGCGAGCGCGGCATCTCTGCCGAGTACGTCAGTGACGCGCTCGAGAAACTCACACGACGCGGAGTCGTCAGCGAGAGTCGCGGGCGCTACCGGCTGCTGTAG
- a CDS encoding tRNA (N(6)-L-threonylcarbamoyladenosine(37)-C(2))-methylthiotransferase: MARYHIETYGCTSNRGESREIERRLRDAGHYQVDGAEEADVAILNTCTVVEKTERNMLRRAEELADETADLFITGCMALAQGEEFARADVDGQVLHWDEVPEAVTNGECPTTTPDAEPILDGVVGILPIARGCMSDCSYCITKQATGKIDSPSIEENVEKARALIHAGAKEIRITGQDTGVYGWDEGERKLHRLLEEICEIEGDFRVRVGMANPKGVHGISEELAAVFAANDELYDFLHAPVQSGSDDVLGDMRRQHQVEEYVEVVETFDEHLDYWTLSTDFIVGFPTETDHDHEQSMALLRETRPEKINVTRFSKRPGTDAAEMKGLGGTIKKERSKEMSEVKREIVREAYADMVGERREDCLVVEQGTADSVKCRDSAYRQIIIQNASEHGIEPGDFVDLEVTAHETMYAFGEPV, encoded by the coding sequence ATGGCCCGGTATCACATCGAAACCTACGGCTGTACGTCGAATCGCGGGGAGAGCCGTGAGATCGAGCGCCGGCTCCGCGATGCGGGCCACTATCAGGTCGACGGGGCCGAGGAGGCCGACGTCGCCATCCTCAACACCTGCACCGTCGTCGAGAAGACCGAGCGCAACATGCTCCGGCGGGCCGAAGAACTAGCCGACGAGACGGCCGACCTCTTCATCACGGGCTGTATGGCGCTGGCCCAGGGCGAGGAGTTTGCGCGGGCGGACGTCGACGGACAGGTACTCCACTGGGACGAGGTTCCCGAAGCCGTCACCAACGGCGAGTGTCCGACGACAACCCCCGATGCGGAACCGATCCTCGACGGCGTCGTCGGCATCCTCCCGATTGCACGGGGCTGTATGTCCGATTGTTCCTACTGCATCACCAAGCAGGCGACCGGCAAGATCGACTCGCCCTCAATCGAGGAAAACGTCGAGAAGGCCCGCGCGCTGATCCACGCCGGCGCGAAGGAGATCCGCATCACCGGCCAGGACACCGGTGTCTACGGCTGGGACGAGGGCGAACGCAAGCTCCACCGGCTGCTCGAGGAGATCTGCGAGATCGAAGGCGACTTCCGGGTCCGCGTGGGGATGGCCAACCCAAAGGGCGTCCATGGCATCAGCGAGGAACTAGCCGCGGTCTTCGCCGCGAACGACGAACTCTATGACTTCCTGCACGCGCCCGTCCAGTCCGGGAGCGACGATGTCCTCGGCGATATGCGCCGCCAACATCAAGTCGAGGAGTACGTCGAGGTCGTCGAGACCTTCGACGAGCACCTCGACTACTGGACGCTATCGACCGATTTCATCGTCGGCTTCCCGACCGAGACCGACCACGACCACGAGCAGTCGATGGCGCTGCTGCGCGAGACCCGTCCGGAGAAGATCAACGTTACCCGCTTCTCGAAGCGTCCCGGCACGGACGCCGCCGAGATGAAGGGCCTAGGTGGGACGATCAAGAAGGAGCGGTCCAAGGAGATGAGCGAAGTCAAGCGCGAAATCGTCCGCGAGGCCTACGCGGACATGGTCGGCGAGCGTCGCGAGGACTGTCTCGTCGTCGAGCAGGGCACCGCCGACTCCGTGAAGTGTCGTGACTCGGCCTATCGCCAGATCATCATCCAGAACGCCAGCGAACACGGTATCGAGCCCGGCGACTTCGTCGATCTCGAGGTGACGGCCCACGAGACGATGTACGCGTTCGGTGAGCCGGTCTAA
- a CDS encoding glutathione S-transferase N-terminal domain-containing protein encodes MLTLYRLEGCPYCEHVVDRLEELDLDYESVWVEGLHSKRNEVKRVSGQRQVPVVVDEASSVTMAESERILDYLETTYA; translated from the coding sequence ATGCTCACGCTCTACCGGCTGGAGGGCTGTCCGTACTGCGAACACGTCGTGGATCGCCTCGAGGAACTCGATCTTGACTACGAGAGCGTCTGGGTCGAGGGGCTCCACTCGAAGCGCAACGAGGTCAAGCGCGTCTCGGGCCAGCGACAGGTTCCCGTCGTCGTCGACGAGGCGTCCAGCGTGACGATGGCCGAATCCGAGCGGATCCTCGACTACCTCGAGACGACCTACGCCTGA
- a CDS encoding HIT domain-containing protein has product MEQVFAPWRIEWIRRDKGNPDIEECVFCELPDLGDDRENLLVARSDHAFVMLNNYPYNPGHLMVIPHTHTGEYTALADDILLDHACLKQRTFDALEAALEPDGFNAGLNLGDGAGGSIDDHLHTHVVPRWEGDTNFMPVLSDTTVIVEALEATYEHVHDAFAAQEGATVPDEDSAVVVE; this is encoded by the coding sequence ATGGAGCAGGTGTTCGCACCGTGGCGAATCGAGTGGATCCGACGCGACAAAGGAAACCCCGACATCGAGGAGTGCGTCTTCTGTGAACTCCCCGATCTGGGTGACGATCGGGAGAACCTGCTCGTCGCGCGAAGCGACCACGCGTTCGTTATGTTGAACAACTATCCGTACAACCCGGGACACCTGATGGTAATCCCGCACACCCATACCGGCGAGTACACGGCTCTCGCGGACGATATCCTGCTCGATCATGCCTGCTTGAAACAGCGAACGTTCGATGCACTCGAGGCCGCACTCGAACCGGACGGTTTCAATGCCGGCTTGAACCTCGGTGATGGGGCCGGTGGCTCGATCGATGACCACCTCCATACTCATGTCGTGCCGCGGTGGGAGGGCGACACCAACTTCATGCCCGTCCTCAGTGACACGACGGTGATCGTCGAGGCGCTCGAGGCGACATACGAACACGTCCACGACGCGTTCGCCGCACAGGAGGGAGCGACGGTCCCCGACGAAGACAGCGCCGTCGTCGTCGAGTAA
- a CDS encoding GNAT family N-acetyltransferase: MVEVRVADTERAREDAFAVRRTVFVEEQGVDEELEYDDHDETAVHFVAYDDREPIGAARLREYEAGGGKVERVAALESRRAEGVGRALMEALERRAIDSGFAALKLHAQTRAADFYRSLGYERRGTEFEEAGIPHVEMRKSLA, translated from the coding sequence ATGGTCGAGGTACGCGTCGCCGACACGGAACGAGCGCGCGAGGACGCCTTCGCGGTCCGACGGACGGTGTTCGTCGAGGAGCAGGGCGTCGACGAGGAACTGGAGTACGACGACCACGACGAGACCGCCGTCCACTTCGTCGCGTACGACGACAGAGAGCCGATCGGCGCGGCGCGACTTCGTGAGTACGAGGCGGGCGGAGGAAAGGTCGAACGCGTTGCGGCCCTCGAGTCCCGCCGAGCGGAGGGCGTCGGTCGCGCGCTGATGGAGGCGCTCGAGCGGCGGGCCATCGATTCGGGATTTGCGGCGCTGAAGCTCCACGCACAGACACGAGCCGCCGACTTCTATCGGAGTCTGGGCTACGAGCGCCGCGGGACGGAGTTCGAGGAGGCCGGTATCCCACACGTCGAGATGCGGAAATCACTGGCCTAA
- a CDS encoding cupin domain-containing protein has protein sequence MERVSLSDLEPSEAADGVHLALLAGTDSMNVQHFEIEPGAVVDEHSHPHEQTGFIVEGELVFITDGDERSSSGNQESESPDGGEEIVCGPGDSYAIPGDQPHAAENRGDETVRGIDIFSPPRENPSWQSE, from the coding sequence ATGGAACGCGTTTCGCTTTCAGACCTCGAGCCGTCGGAAGCCGCCGACGGCGTCCACTTGGCGCTGCTGGCCGGCACCGACTCGATGAACGTTCAGCATTTCGAGATCGAACCCGGCGCGGTGGTCGACGAGCACAGCCACCCTCACGAGCAGACCGGGTTCATTGTCGAGGGCGAACTGGTCTTCATCACTGACGGCGATGAACGAAGCTCATCGGGCAATCAGGAATCGGAGAGTCCCGATGGCGGCGAGGAGATCGTCTGTGGCCCCGGTGACTCCTACGCGATTCCCGGCGACCAGCCCCACGCTGCCGAGAACCGCGGCGACGAGACGGTCCGGGGCATCGATATTTTCAGCCCGCCCCGGGAGAACCCGAGCTGGCAGTCGGAGTAG
- the hmgA gene encoding hydroxymethylglutaryl-CoA reductase (NADPH), producing the protein MTDPEDLAERVREGDLRIHELEEHADYDTAAHARRLLVERETGAELESIGDYAFPAEQADPNIENMIGAAQVPMGVVGPVPVAGGAADGEHYLPLATTEGALLASVNRGLSVIRSAGGADARVTKNGMTRAPVFRVAGVVEAAETVEWVEDNFEALREAAESTTSHGELLDIEPYVVGDSVYLRFAYDTKDAMGMNMATIATGEACELVEAETPASLVALSGNLCSDKKPAAVNAVEGRGRSVTADVLLPGELVEDSLHTTADAIAEANTRKNLIGSAKAGSLGFNAHAANVVGAAFLATGQDEAQVVEAANTITTMDAREREDGTTDLYASVSLASLEVGTVGGGTKLPTQAEALDILGIRGGGDPPGSNADALAEIIAVGALAGELSLLGALSSRHLASAHEDLGR; encoded by the coding sequence ATGACAGACCCCGAGGACCTCGCCGAGCGAGTGCGCGAGGGCGACCTTCGCATTCACGAACTCGAGGAGCACGCCGACTATGATACCGCGGCCCACGCGCGTCGGCTACTCGTCGAACGGGAGACCGGCGCGGAACTCGAGTCGATCGGCGACTACGCCTTCCCCGCCGAGCAGGCGGACCCGAACATCGAGAATATGATCGGCGCGGCGCAGGTTCCGATGGGCGTCGTCGGCCCCGTGCCCGTAGCGGGCGGCGCGGCCGACGGCGAACACTACCTCCCTCTCGCGACGACCGAGGGCGCGCTGCTGGCGTCGGTCAACCGCGGCCTCAGCGTGATCCGGTCCGCGGGCGGCGCGGACGCGCGCGTGACAAAAAACGGAATGACTCGAGCGCCAGTCTTCCGAGTCGCCGGCGTCGTCGAGGCCGCCGAGACCGTCGAGTGGGTCGAGGACAACTTCGAGGCACTTCGGGAGGCCGCCGAGTCCACGACGAGCCACGGCGAACTGCTCGATATCGAGCCCTACGTCGTCGGTGACTCCGTCTACCTGCGCTTTGCCTACGATACCAAGGACGCGATGGGGATGAACATGGCCACGATCGCCACCGGCGAGGCCTGCGAACTCGTCGAAGCGGAGACGCCCGCCTCGCTCGTTGCGCTCTCGGGGAACCTCTGTTCGGACAAAAAACCCGCCGCCGTCAACGCTGTCGAGGGACGGGGCCGCTCCGTAACCGCGGACGTTCTGCTCCCCGGCGAACTCGTCGAGGACAGTCTCCACACCACCGCCGACGCCATCGCCGAGGCCAACACTCGAAAGAACCTGATCGGCAGCGCCAAAGCGGGAAGTCTGGGGTTCAACGCCCACGCCGCCAACGTCGTCGGCGCGGCCTTCCTCGCGACCGGCCAGGACGAGGCCCAGGTCGTCGAGGCTGCCAACACGATCACGACCATGGACGCCCGCGAGCGCGAGGACGGCACCACCGATCTCTACGCCAGCGTCTCGCTGGCTTCGCTCGAGGTCGGTACCGTCGGCGGCGGGACGAAACTCCCGACCCAGGCCGAAGCGCTGGACATTCTCGGTATTCGGGGCGGCGGCGATCCACCGGGCTCGAACGCCGACGCGCTCGCCGAGATTATCGCCGTCGGTGCACTCGCCGGCGAACTCTCCCTACTCGGCGCACTCTCCTCGCGACACCTCGCGAGCGCACACGAGGATCTGGGCCGGTAG